One window from the genome of Spirosoma rhododendri encodes:
- a CDS encoding bifunctional sugar phosphate isomerase/epimerase/4-hydroxyphenylpyruvate dioxygenase family protein: protein MLHSIATVSLSGTLLEKTRAIANAGYDGIELFENDLTISTVSPTDYRNLLAELGLELVGLQPFRDYEAMPEPFKTRSLDRAKRKFELMHQLDTETLFICSNTSPHTIDSLEKAAEDLYDMAELARQHGFRIGYEALSWGRHVNTYHQSVEIVRRANHPNLGNILDNFHISALNSTFEDIYTIPAHKLTIVQMADAPRFDMGAMHLGRHYRCFPGQGSFPVVEFLKAVQSTGYDGYLSHEIFSDEFRSSAIEPVAVDGKRSLIWLEQTLNQTPKPDLQRLEFVEFTTTPDAQPDLIDLLANLGFAETFRHRTKAVSLWQCGQVTVVLNRQADDYAPNTVCAIGFRTPDKQAVAQRAKQLRYDWQERSRSPNELDMPASRGIGGMLYYFIDESAGNAIYDLEFDPTGHTPTGPDALRFDHIGHTVGHDAYLSNTLYYRTLLGLSVDESLELLDPRGIVYSRVAANGSGSIRIPLSSSRSQGTSSDQFVARSGSGIQQIAWHTDDIFGLVASVRNKDLILPIPANYYDDLQAKTDLPDAQIAAMQAHNILYDRNESGVFFHVYFKEINGLFIEIVHRQGSYSRFGEINAQVRLAAQARTRT, encoded by the coding sequence ATGCTTCATTCCATCGCTACCGTTTCGCTGTCGGGTACGCTGCTTGAAAAAACGCGGGCTATCGCCAACGCGGGGTACGACGGTATCGAACTGTTTGAAAATGACCTGACTATCTCGACCGTTTCACCCACCGACTACCGGAATTTGCTGGCCGAACTGGGGCTGGAACTGGTGGGCCTGCAACCCTTCCGCGACTACGAAGCGATGCCTGAGCCGTTCAAAACCCGTAGCCTCGACCGGGCCAAACGGAAGTTTGAACTCATGCATCAGTTGGATACGGAAACGCTCTTTATCTGCTCCAACACTTCGCCCCATACCATCGACAGCCTCGAAAAAGCCGCCGAAGATTTGTACGATATGGCCGAACTGGCCCGGCAGCACGGCTTTCGCATTGGCTATGAAGCTCTCTCGTGGGGGCGCCACGTCAACACCTACCATCAGTCGGTGGAGATTGTCCGGCGGGCCAACCACCCCAACCTCGGCAACATTCTGGACAACTTCCACATCAGCGCGCTTAACAGCACGTTCGAAGATATTTACACCATTCCGGCCCACAAGCTGACCATTGTGCAGATGGCCGACGCACCCCGGTTCGATATGGGGGCCATGCACCTGGGTCGGCACTACCGCTGCTTTCCCGGGCAGGGGTCGTTTCCGGTCGTCGAGTTTCTGAAGGCGGTGCAGTCAACGGGGTACGACGGGTACCTGTCGCACGAGATTTTCAGCGATGAATTCCGGTCGTCGGCCATCGAGCCGGTGGCGGTGGATGGCAAACGGTCGCTGATCTGGCTCGAACAAACGCTGAACCAGACCCCCAAGCCCGATCTGCAACGCCTTGAATTCGTGGAGTTTACTACTACGCCCGATGCGCAGCCGGACCTCATCGACCTGCTGGCTAATCTGGGCTTTGCCGAAACGTTTCGGCACCGCACCAAAGCGGTGAGCCTGTGGCAGTGCGGGCAGGTTACGGTGGTGCTGAACCGACAGGCCGACGATTACGCCCCGAACACGGTCTGCGCCATTGGGTTCCGCACGCCCGACAAGCAGGCGGTGGCCCAACGGGCAAAGCAGCTCCGCTACGACTGGCAGGAGCGGAGCCGCAGCCCCAACGAACTCGACATGCCCGCCAGCCGGGGCATCGGTGGTATGCTGTATTATTTCATCGATGAGTCGGCGGGGAATGCTATTTACGACCTTGAATTTGACCCGACCGGCCACACCCCAACGGGGCCGGACGCGCTCCGCTTCGACCACATCGGGCATACCGTTGGCCACGACGCCTATTTGTCGAATACGCTGTATTACCGCACACTGCTGGGGCTGTCGGTTGATGAGTCGCTCGAACTGCTCGACCCGCGCGGGATTGTGTATAGCCGGGTGGCCGCTAACGGTAGCGGGTCGATTCGGATTCCGCTCAGTTCAAGCCGAAGCCAGGGCACCTCGTCCGACCAGTTTGTGGCGCGGAGTGGGAGCGGTATTCAGCAGATTGCCTGGCATACCGACGATATTTTTGGCCTGGTCGCATCGGTTCGTAACAAAGACCTGATTCTGCCCATCCCGGCTAACTATTACGACGATTTGCAAGCAAAAACCGACCTGCCCGACGCGCAGATTGCGGCCATGCAGGCGCACAATATCCTGTATGACCGCAACGAATCGGGCGTGTTTTTTCACGTCTATTTCAAGGAGATAAATGGCCTGTTCATCGAGATTGTCCACCGGCAGGGTTCGTACAGCCGCTTCGGTGAAATCAACGCCCAGGTTCGGCTGGCCGCGCAGGCCCGCACCCGAACATAG
- a CDS encoding MFS transporter, which yields MNPAIPASIEQTAIRPLQYATIFICFLMNVLDGMDVLVISYCAPAIAKSWNVGPEALGVVFSSGLVGMTLGALLLAPAADHVGRKTMILVSTVLMGGSIFLTSFVTSVAMLLVMRLISGFGIGCMLASTAALTAEYTPDRSRDFWVSLAIAGYPMGAILSGMVAASVVPHDGWPRMFQLAGLASFVTLPVAWYYLSESLAFYLRKQPAGALDKANTILEKLGRERLAALPANTPQAHNLPFQDVLGSEYRLPTFQLWTALFLSFASLYFLTAWIPKLASNAGLSLSLAIYAGTVFNGGAFVGVLTQGYCSSRFGLKKTIGTFLIITAVLMASFRFFIGSNLLLPLFGLLGFGIQGGFVGLYAISARLYPTEFKAAGVGWAIGVGRLGGIIGPALGGVLIGMGLSLADNFLAFAVPTLLAGIATLYIATKKIS from the coding sequence ATGAATCCCGCCATACCCGCTTCCATCGAGCAAACCGCCATCCGGCCGCTCCAGTACGCGACCATTTTTATCTGCTTCCTGATGAATGTGCTCGACGGCATGGACGTGCTGGTGATTTCGTACTGTGCACCCGCCATTGCCAAATCCTGGAACGTCGGGCCGGAAGCCCTCGGCGTCGTGTTCAGTTCGGGGCTGGTGGGCATGACGCTCGGTGCGCTGCTGCTCGCGCCCGCTGCCGACCACGTGGGCCGAAAAACCATGATTCTGGTCAGTACGGTGCTCATGGGCGGCAGCATCTTCCTGACTTCGTTTGTCACTTCAGTAGCCATGCTGCTTGTTATGCGGCTTATCAGCGGGTTCGGTATCGGCTGTATGCTGGCAAGCACGGCGGCCCTGACCGCCGAATACACCCCCGACCGTAGCCGCGATTTCTGGGTGAGTCTGGCGATTGCGGGCTATCCGATGGGGGCTATTCTGTCGGGGATGGTCGCGGCTTCGGTGGTGCCGCACGACGGCTGGCCGCGTATGTTTCAGCTGGCCGGTCTGGCGTCGTTCGTTACCCTGCCGGTGGCGTGGTATTACCTGTCGGAGTCGCTGGCGTTTTACCTCAGAAAACAACCCGCCGGTGCGCTCGACAAGGCTAATACGATTCTGGAAAAACTCGGCCGGGAACGGCTCGCGGCCCTGCCTGCCAACACGCCACAAGCACATAACCTGCCGTTTCAGGACGTTCTGGGTAGCGAATACCGCCTTCCGACCTTCCAGCTCTGGACCGCCCTCTTCCTGTCGTTCGCGTCGCTCTATTTCCTGACCGCCTGGATTCCCAAACTGGCTTCCAACGCCGGGCTGTCACTCTCGCTGGCTATCTACGCGGGTACGGTCTTCAACGGCGGGGCTTTCGTGGGCGTGCTGACGCAGGGCTATTGCTCGTCGCGGTTCGGACTGAAAAAAACCATCGGTACGTTCCTTATCATCACGGCGGTGCTGATGGCGTCGTTCCGGTTTTTCATCGGTAGCAACCTGCTGCTGCCGCTGTTCGGACTACTCGGTTTCGGCATTCAGGGCGGGTTTGTGGGTCTGTACGCCATTTCGGCCCGGCTTTACCCAACCGAGTTTAAAGCCGCCGGGGTTGGCTGGGCCATTGGCGTCGGGCGGCTGGGTGGCATCATCGGTCCCGCGCTGGGCGGAGTGCTCATCGGTATGGGCCTGTCGCTGGCGGATAATTTTCTGGCCTTCGCTGTCCCAACCTTGCTGGCTGGCATCGCTACACTGTACATTGCAACTAAGAAAATCTCCTAA
- a CDS encoding 5-methyltetrahydropteroyltriglutamate--homocysteine S-methyltransferase, translating into MTKYPFRADQVGSLLRTDAVRENRIRWKKGELPADELRAIEDAAIADTVRRVEAIGMKAVTDGEFRRDYFHLDFLKQLDGVTVTGGIEANPHAKAAEDGFTPPKLSVTGKLKHARDIQMDDFNYLKSVVTQTPKVSIPSPTMVHFRGGRKSIDIDAYPEMDEFFHDLAAAYRQEIDHLYKAGLRYLQLDDTNLAYLCDPKMREAAKERGEDPNELPRTYAALINSVIDGRPDDLTVGIHLCRGNYRSTYFAEGGYEPVAEVLFNSINVDGYFLEYDDERSGDFAPLRFVPDGKRVVLGLVSSKVPQLETEAELTTRISEAAKYMPLENMALSPQCGFSSTHHGNAMTPDDQWRKLELVVNTARTVWGEE; encoded by the coding sequence ATGACCAAATACCCATTCCGCGCCGACCAGGTCGGCAGTTTGTTGCGTACCGATGCCGTTCGGGAAAACCGGATTCGCTGGAAAAAAGGCGAGCTACCCGCCGACGAACTGCGGGCTATCGAAGATGCCGCCATTGCCGATACGGTCCGTCGCGTTGAAGCGATTGGTATGAAAGCCGTGACCGATGGCGAATTCCGGCGCGACTATTTCCACCTCGATTTCCTGAAACAGCTCGACGGCGTAACCGTGACAGGCGGCATCGAAGCCAACCCCCACGCCAAAGCCGCTGAAGATGGGTTTACGCCCCCAAAACTGAGCGTGACGGGCAAGCTGAAACACGCCCGCGACATTCAGATGGATGATTTCAATTACCTGAAATCGGTGGTGACGCAAACGCCCAAAGTAAGCATTCCGTCGCCGACGATGGTGCACTTTCGGGGTGGCCGTAAATCCATCGATATCGACGCGTACCCCGAGATGGACGAGTTTTTTCATGACCTGGCGGCTGCGTACCGGCAGGAAATCGACCACCTGTACAAGGCCGGTCTGCGCTACCTGCAACTCGACGATACGAACCTGGCCTACCTCTGCGACCCCAAAATGCGGGAAGCGGCCAAAGAGCGCGGTGAAGATCCCAACGAACTGCCGCGTACCTATGCCGCGCTGATTAACTCGGTCATCGACGGTCGCCCCGACGACCTGACGGTGGGCATTCACCTGTGCCGGGGTAACTATCGCAGCACCTATTTTGCCGAGGGTGGCTACGAGCCCGTGGCTGAAGTGTTGTTCAATAGCATCAACGTCGACGGGTATTTTCTGGAATATGATGACGAACGCTCCGGCGATTTTGCGCCCCTGCGTTTCGTGCCGGATGGCAAACGGGTGGTGCTGGGGCTGGTTTCGTCGAAGGTGCCCCAGCTCGAAACCGAAGCCGAACTAACGACCCGCATCAGTGAAGCCGCGAAGTACATGCCGCTGGAAAACATGGCTCTGAGTCCGCAGTGTGGCTTTTCGAGCACGCACCACGGCAACGCTATGACCCCCGATGACCAATGGCGCAAGCTCGAACTGGTCGTCAACACCGCCCGCACTGTGTGGGGGGAGGAGTAG
- a CDS encoding 3-hydroxyacyl-CoA dehydrogenase: MTIQKQTFIVTGGASGLGLATARMITQAGGFALLADVNVAAGQQAETELGNNARFVQTDVTSEDSVQNAIDTALREFGGLHGAISCAGIGPAERVIGKNGTHSLASFTRTVTVNLIGTFNVIRLVAAVLQTNEPSPGGERGVLVSTASVAAFDGQIGQAGYSASKGGIVGMTLPIARELARFGIRVMTIAPGLFETPLLASLPEEARLSLGQQVPFPSRLGQPDEYASLVKHILDNTMLNGEVIRLDGAIRMAAK, from the coding sequence ATGACTATTCAGAAGCAAACCTTTATCGTGACCGGCGGGGCGTCGGGCCTGGGGCTGGCCACCGCCCGGATGATTACGCAGGCGGGTGGCTTTGCCCTATTGGCCGACGTAAACGTTGCCGCCGGGCAACAGGCTGAAACCGAACTGGGCAACAACGCCCGGTTCGTGCAGACCGACGTAACGAGCGAAGACAGCGTGCAGAACGCCATCGACACGGCCCTGCGCGAATTCGGTGGGCTGCACGGCGCCATCAGTTGTGCAGGTATTGGTCCGGCGGAGCGGGTTATTGGCAAAAATGGCACGCACTCCCTGGCGAGTTTTACCCGAACCGTCACGGTCAACCTTATCGGTACGTTCAACGTCATCCGGCTGGTGGCGGCTGTGCTGCAAACCAACGAACCCAGTCCGGGTGGAGAGCGGGGTGTGCTCGTATCGACGGCGTCGGTAGCCGCGTTCGACGGGCAGATCGGGCAGGCGGGCTATTCGGCCTCCAAAGGGGGCATCGTTGGTATGACGTTGCCCATCGCCCGCGAACTGGCCCGCTTTGGCATCCGAGTGATGACCATTGCGCCGGGCCTGTTTGAAACGCCCCTGCTGGCCAGCCTACCCGAAGAGGCTAGGTTGTCACTGGGTCAGCAGGTGCCGTTCCCGTCGCGGCTCGGTCAGCCCGACGAGTACGCGTCGCTGGTTAAACACATTCTCGACAATACGATGCTCAACGGCGAGGTTATCCGGCTGGATGGCGCGATTCGCATGGCGGCAAAATAA